Proteins from a genomic interval of Quercus lobata isolate SW786 chromosome 11, ValleyOak3.0 Primary Assembly, whole genome shotgun sequence:
- the LOC115966461 gene encoding uncharacterized protein LOC115966461, which translates to MVESMEEATVDCLIDEGTRIWNADMVDGMFAPEEAEEIKNIPLAQVATEDSLFWPLAQDGKFNCKLGYRFLKEAEDGSHREARPDHEKGLWKKIWALACLNKVKNLVWRACHDSLPSKSNLLRKTIITDQTCDHCRGEAEDMIHAVWTCKNLDCVWDKDTAWSFRNQTSFSSFSELMAWVFEHQRKPALFAFTVWSIWTQRNQMRSQQPCCSLNLLSQFPAERYSEYQAILPPSSPSRPRMRTCWKPPPLDVFKINFDGAVFAEENCSGVGAIIRNREGLVLAAMTEKIPQLLQPIEIEARAATRALEFAREVGISAAILEGDSLLVIKALETKDVGLAPFGLLIQDAYSFIPAFSLLSYSHTKREGNLVVHDLAKLAVTIPNCVVWMEDVPPEVVDSYQADLARFS; encoded by the coding sequence ATGGTGGAATCTATGGAGGAAGCTACTGTGGATTGTTTGATAGATGAAGGGACACGCATATGGAATGCTGATATGGTGGATGGAATGTTTGCACCGGAAGAAGCAGAAGAAATTAAGAACATTCCATTGGCCCAGGTAGCTACTGAAGACTCACTGTTTTGGCCACTAGCACAGGACGGTAAGTTCAATTGCAAGCTGGGGTACCGATTCTTAAAGGAAGCAGAGGATGGTTCTCATAGGGAGGCTCGACCTGATCATGAAAAAGGCCTATGGAAGAAAATTTGGGCTCTGGCATGTCTGAATAAGGTGAAGAATCTAGTTTGGAGAGCTTGCCATGACTCACTTCCATCAAAGAGCAATCTTCTGCGTAAAACTATTATCACGGATCAGACCTGTGACCATTGTCGAGGTGAAGCGGAAGACATGATTCATGCAGTATGGACTTGCAAAAACCTGGATTGTGTGTGGGATAAGGATACCGCATGGAGTTTTCGGAACCAGACTTCTTTTTCCAGCTTCAGTGAATTGATGGCTTGGGTATTTGAGCATCAACGGAAGCCAGCTCTCTTTGCTTTCACGGTGTGGTCCATCTGGACTCAAAGGAACCAGATGCGCTCTCAACAACCATGTTGCTCCCTGAACCTTCTTTCTCAATTTCCAGCTGAGAGATATTCAGAATATCAAGCTATCTTACCGCCATCTTCACCTAGTAGACCACGCATGAGGACATGTTGGAAGCCACCTCCATTGGACgtcttcaaaattaattttgatggagcCGTTTTTGCCGAAGAAAATTGTTCAGGGGTGGGAGCTATTATCCGTAACAGAGAAGGCTTGGTGCTAGCAGCCATGACAGAAAAAATTCCCCAGCTCCTACAGCCGATTGAAATTGAGGCCAGGGCAGCCACAAGGGCTCTTGAGTTTGCTAGGGAGGTGGGCATCTCAGCAGCTATCCTTGAGGGAGATTCTTTGCTGGTGATTAAGGCGTTAGAAACCAAGGATGTTGGACTTGCTCCATTTGGTCTTTTGATTCAGGATGCTTACAGTTTTATTCCAGCTTTTTCTTTATTGTCTTACTCTCATACAAAGAGAGAGGGCAACTTAGTAGTGCATGATTTGGCGAAGTTAGCTGTTACTATCCCAAATTGTGTAgtatggatggaagatgttccaCCGGAAGTTGTTGATTCATATCAGGCTGATTTGGCCAGGTTTTCTTAA
- the LOC115966462 gene encoding uncharacterized protein LOC115966462: protein MDDLTRSWSCLTLSECEGSNLRISEEQAATEYTLAAKFLTKRALNIDAIAKTFTPLWRSVNGFKIKKEGDHVVLFTFDNKEEMEKVIGAEPWSFDKHLMVLQCYDRDIDVKDMEFNRASFWVQVHDLPVRFRRRKVAEQICEAAGRINTSTDDSDLEGENFMRVRVSVDITQPLCRGRVISLDNGKELWVSFKYERFPNLCYWCGCLTHNDRDCPLWIESGGSLKTESQQFGSWIKAAPFMPARRNTVKVPGFFASRKSGASTTNSEPV, encoded by the coding sequence ATGGATGACCTAACGAGATCATGGAGTTGTTTAACACTATCAGAGTGCGAAGGGTCAAATCTTCGAATTTCGGAAGAACAGGCAGCAACAGAGTACACATTAGCTGCAAAATTCTTGACAAAGCGAGCCCTCAACATTGATGCTATAGCCAAAACGTTCACACCATTATGGAGATCAGTGAATGGttttaaaatcaaaaaagaGGGGGATCATGTGGTTTTGTTTACGTTTGATAATAAGGAAGAGATGGAGAAAGTTATTGGAGCCGAGCCATGGAGTTTTGATAAACATCTCATGGTACTACAATGCTATGATAGAGATATAGACGTGAAGGATATGGAGTTTAATAGAGCTAGCTTCTGGGTGCAAGTTCACGACCTTCCAGTGAGATTTCGGAGGCGAAAAGTGGCCGAACAAATATGTGAGGCGGCAGGGAGGATTAATACTTCGACTGATGATTCTGATTTGGAAGGAGAAAACTTTATGCGAGTTAGAGTCTCAGTGGATATCACTCAACCTTTGTGCAGAGGAAGGGTAATCTCACTTGACAATGGCAAAGAATTGTGGGTGTCTTTTAAGTATGAGCGATTCCCCAATCTGTGCTATTGGTGCGGCTGCCTAACTCACAATGATCGTGATTGTCCTCTTTGGATTGAGAGTGGAGGAAGCTTGAAAACTGAATCACAACAGTTTGGTTCCTGGATTAAGGCAGCGCCGTTTATGCCTGCAAGGAGAAATACGGTTAAAGTGCCTGGTTTTTTTGCTAGCAGGAAATCGGGTGCATCGACGACGAACAGCGAACCAGTTTAG
- the LOC115966463 gene encoding uncharacterized protein LOC115966463 — protein sequence MAELAAVRHGLEMAWNMGFKSLHLELDSKVVLSWLTNNNVNYPTNMMPLIGDCRNLLDQEWEVHVYREANGCVDELAKWGTRQQTLVFVYSTYPSFVDVSYVRDLTGLGETRLCTPGADATEI from the coding sequence ATGGCTGAACTGGCCGCGGTCAGACATGGCCTGGAGATGGCCTGGAATATGGGTTTTAAGTCCCTACACCTTGAACTGGATTCAAAAGTGGTTCTATCCTGGTTAACAAACAATAATGTAAATTACCCGACTAATATGATGCCTTTAATTGGTGATTGTAGGAACCTATTAGACCAGGAGTGGGAGGTGCACGTGTACCGTGAGGCAAATGGATGTGTTGATGAACTAGCGAAGTGGGGGACTCGCCAACAGACTTTGGTGTTTGTGTATAGTACCTATCCCAGTTTTGTGGATGTATCATATGTTAGGGACTTAACTGGCCTCGGGGAAACTAGACTTTGTACCCCAGGTGCAGATGCTACTGAAATATGA